The following coding sequences lie in one Myxococcus xanthus genomic window:
- a CDS encoding HK97 family phage prohead protease yields the protein MTGPITRSLRLSAVRKDAATLSAVESIGGRRVFKFKASDGDFDRYSDRLNVKGWRVDGYNANGVVLYNHDDGASAAMTGAEPQLPIGKGRVYVEGDALMVDIEFDDEDEFAKKVERKVSKGILNAVSVRYLMLPGQYRQNARGGYDCDAQELLEVSVVTIPGNSRAVRSKSLDEAPDDLVERIATRVVELLDARAEAKSTDEDEAKSADEEAEDESKSTNEEDVEDEQKSEPDEDEDETKGFNAADAAKSFVEAFKGYIRGVKE from the coding sequence ATGACTGGACCCATTACACGCTCCCTGCGGCTGAGCGCCGTTCGAAAGGACGCGGCGACGTTGAGCGCCGTCGAGTCCATTGGCGGACGGCGCGTCTTCAAGTTCAAAGCGAGTGACGGCGACTTCGACCGCTACTCGGACCGGCTGAACGTCAAAGGCTGGCGGGTGGACGGCTACAACGCGAATGGCGTCGTCCTCTACAACCACGACGACGGGGCGAGCGCCGCGATGACGGGCGCCGAGCCGCAGTTGCCCATTGGGAAGGGGCGCGTCTACGTCGAGGGCGACGCCCTGATGGTGGACATCGAATTCGACGACGAAGACGAGTTCGCGAAGAAGGTCGAACGCAAGGTTTCAAAGGGCATCCTGAATGCCGTCTCCGTCCGTTACCTCATGCTCCCTGGCCAGTATCGGCAGAACGCGCGCGGCGGCTACGACTGCGACGCGCAGGAACTGCTCGAAGTCTCCGTCGTGACGATTCCGGGGAACTCGCGGGCCGTGCGCTCGAAGTCCCTGGACGAAGCGCCCGACGACCTCGTTGAACGCATTGCAACGCGCGTTGTCGAGCTGCTCGACGCACGGGCCGAAGCGAAGTCGACCGACGAAGACGAAGCGAAGTCGGCGGACGAAGAAGCCGAAGACGAATCGAAGTCGACGAACGAGGAAGACGTCGAGGACGAGCAGAAGAGCGAGCCCGACGAGGACGAAGACGAGACGAAGGGTTTCAACGCCGCCGACGCCGCGAAGAGCTTCGTCGAGGCATTCAAGGGCTACATCCGAGGAGTGAAGGAATGA
- a CDS encoding phage portal protein, with protein MRAAFRGGSKRKGTGLELSRWASAPPRREVPALLAAYAEMPWLGTIVDTVGDAFADVTWRAFTRQDPATRKSLVDVSLRRAGGDVRRERLKSLVETGDAVELPDHPLLRLLADPNDYMTGRDFAKLFCLHYDLTGEFFAVVEELAGVPVGLWPVPPDCVLALPDLSKPKSERTYTVAAGGRTFLLPAASVIYVKRLNPADPLGRGIGIAYSLGDEVDTDEHAARFTKNAFFNNMLPGAVIAIEGFNESQAGPARAFKESLAREYGGPTNAGRVMITSGRTTFARLDTPFRDMQLVDLRRFLMDFVRMVYRVPPEIVGDVTSSNKATSYAAREHLAEQATKPRAEVFLASMQKHLAPRFEDDVLLSYDSPVPADREHRLRVMGTLPSAFTFDEWRVEAGFKPHPERQGFAELLPGQKPNEPGETPTPVEGSSAQAHAEATKDG; from the coding sequence ATGCGTGCCGCGTTTCGCGGGGGCAGCAAGCGCAAGGGAACAGGGCTGGAGCTGAGCCGCTGGGCTTCGGCCCCGCCACGCCGCGAGGTGCCCGCGCTGCTCGCGGCCTACGCCGAGATGCCGTGGCTGGGAACCATCGTCGACACGGTGGGCGACGCCTTCGCGGACGTGACGTGGCGGGCCTTCACGCGGCAGGACCCCGCGACGCGGAAGTCGCTCGTCGACGTGTCGCTGCGGCGGGCCGGTGGCGACGTGCGCCGGGAGCGGTTGAAGTCGCTCGTCGAGACGGGGGACGCGGTGGAGCTGCCCGACCATCCGCTGCTGCGGCTGCTGGCGGACCCGAACGACTACATGACGGGCCGCGACTTCGCGAAGCTCTTCTGCCTTCACTACGACTTGACGGGCGAGTTCTTCGCCGTCGTCGAAGAGCTGGCGGGCGTGCCCGTGGGCCTGTGGCCCGTGCCGCCCGATTGCGTCCTCGCACTGCCGGACCTGAGCAAGCCGAAGTCGGAGCGCACATACACGGTGGCCGCTGGCGGACGGACGTTCCTCCTGCCTGCGGCGAGCGTCATCTACGTGAAGCGTTTGAACCCGGCTGACCCGCTTGGCCGCGGTATCGGCATCGCCTACTCGCTGGGCGACGAAGTCGACACGGACGAGCACGCGGCGCGCTTCACGAAGAACGCCTTCTTTAACAACATGCTTCCGGGCGCCGTCATCGCGATTGAGGGCTTCAACGAGTCGCAGGCCGGGCCCGCGAGGGCCTTCAAAGAATCGCTCGCGCGGGAGTATGGGGGCCCCACCAATGCAGGCCGAGTGATGATTACGAGCGGCCGGACGACGTTTGCTCGGCTCGACACGCCGTTCCGCGACATGCAGCTCGTCGACCTGCGCCGCTTCCTCATGGACTTCGTGCGGATGGTGTACCGGGTGCCGCCGGAGATTGTGGGCGACGTCACGAGCAGCAACAAGGCGACCAGCTACGCGGCGCGGGAGCACCTTGCCGAACAGGCGACGAAGCCGCGCGCAGAGGTCTTCCTGGCCTCGATGCAAAAGCACCTGGCACCCCGCTTCGAAGACGACGTGCTTCTCTCCTACGACTCCCCCGTGCCTGCCGACCGTGAACACCGGCTGCGGGTGATGGGGACGCTCCCGAGCGCCTTCACCTTCGACGAGTGGCGAGTCGAAGCGGGCTTCAAGCCTCACCCGGAGCGGCAAGGCTTCGCGGAGCTGCTTCCGGGGCAGAAGCCCAACGAGCCCGGCGAGACGCCGACGCCCGTCGAAGGCAGCTCGGCGCAGGCGCATGCCGAGGCGACGAAGGACGGCTGA
- a CDS encoding terminase large subunit domain-containing protein gives MRSLLSKGAWGKFAEGLAPHESPASRMVQTAGSRAQLAKLFGGLDDKEVELLVYDLDFWARREQSPPDKFSTCFVMAGRGFGKTWCGARWVIKKAWQAKSVGALIGPTAADVRDTMIRGASGILALSPPWFTPKYEPSKRRVTWPNGVYAICYSADKPDRLRGPNAGWGWGDEPASWKHDMAAVDQLPLVLRIGSREDPPQLLLTGTPRPLKKIEELLFANAETQELKPGVVLRTGSSLSNFANLAPSAVANMRALANTRWGQQEVLGRLLFDVPGAIFGSAKWGRVEADAHEYAQQLDRRIVSVDPSPTSETGSDETGIIVQGCKSSALFGADGVSLKRVSVLADLSRRASPREWATTAIRAYLEFACDALVVEVNTGGEMVETLISTVAGEMGVSVNVKPVRATSAKSKRAEPVSALAEAGRVEFVGTFPKLEAQLSKFTGTAGRRDDRADAFCWGVHDLVFVEQFFAV, from the coding sequence ATGCGTAGCCTTCTGTCGAAGGGCGCATGGGGGAAGTTCGCCGAGGGGCTCGCGCCGCACGAGTCCCCCGCGTCGCGGATGGTGCAAACGGCCGGCTCCCGCGCTCAGCTCGCGAAGCTCTTCGGCGGGCTCGATGACAAGGAAGTCGAGCTGCTCGTTTACGACCTCGACTTCTGGGCGCGTCGCGAGCAGTCGCCCCCGGACAAGTTCTCGACGTGCTTCGTCATGGCCGGGCGCGGCTTCGGGAAGACGTGGTGCGGCGCGCGCTGGGTCATCAAAAAGGCGTGGCAGGCGAAGAGCGTCGGGGCCCTCATCGGCCCGACTGCGGCGGACGTGCGCGACACCATGATTCGCGGCGCGTCCGGCATCCTCGCCCTGTCGCCCCCGTGGTTTACGCCCAAGTACGAGCCCAGCAAGCGCCGCGTGACGTGGCCCAACGGCGTCTATGCCATCTGCTACTCGGCGGATAAGCCCGACCGGCTGCGCGGCCCGAATGCCGGCTGGGGCTGGGGCGATGAACCGGCTTCGTGGAAACACGACATGGCCGCAGTCGATCAGCTCCCGCTCGTGTTGCGCATCGGCTCGCGAGAGGACCCGCCGCAGCTTCTCCTCACCGGGACGCCGCGCCCGCTGAAGAAGATTGAAGAGCTGCTCTTCGCGAACGCGGAGACGCAGGAACTCAAGCCGGGCGTGGTGCTTCGCACGGGCTCTTCGCTGAGCAACTTCGCGAACCTGGCGCCGTCGGCCGTGGCCAACATGCGGGCGCTGGCGAACACCCGCTGGGGACAGCAAGAGGTTCTCGGCCGCCTGCTCTTCGACGTGCCTGGGGCCATCTTCGGTTCGGCGAAGTGGGGCCGCGTGGAGGCGGACGCGCACGAGTACGCGCAGCAGCTCGACAGGCGCATCGTCAGCGTGGACCCGAGCCCGACGAGCGAAACCGGCTCGGACGAAACGGGCATCATCGTGCAGGGGTGCAAGTCGAGCGCGCTCTTCGGGGCCGACGGCGTGTCGCTCAAGCGCGTGTCGGTGCTGGCGGACCTGTCGCGTCGGGCGAGTCCCCGCGAGTGGGCGACGACGGCAATCCGCGCCTACCTGGAGTTCGCCTGCGACGCGCTCGTCGTCGAGGTGAACACGGGCGGGGAGATGGTGGAGACGCTCATCAGCACCGTTGCGGGCGAGATGGGCGTCAGCGTCAACGTGAAGCCCGTGCGGGCGACAAGCGCGAAGAGCAAGCGCGCTGAGCCGGTGTCCGCCCTGGCCGAAGCGGGCCGCGTCGAGTTCGTCGGTACCTTCCCGAAGCTGGAAGCGCAGCTCAGCAAATTCACAGGCACTGCGGGCCGCCGCGACGACAGGGCCGATGCCTTCTGTTGGGGCGTTCACGACCTTGTCTTCGTCGAACAGTTCTTTGCGGTGTGA
- a CDS encoding sigma-70 family RNA polymerase sigma factor: MSRILSARAGGNAVLERRLSAELLDSVRPLIRSIVGTLLPIAGSLSPDDLAQVAAMAVLRAVPKYDATRGRQSFGQVAYFRARAACEQYARLHGTDVHLSDGGHKRRTVRSIGSNERNVVRVHRMDIPSHFSDGASADDSWIDELESALREMSCLEPGSDTPEAELLAAERRALVFEAVRRLAPEQRELVSRVFGLNRPAQSVRSVAEAWKAPKSRVDRMLARALAELRERMATLGM; this comes from the coding sequence GTGTCCCGCATCCTGTCGGCCCGCGCGGGCGGCAACGCCGTGCTGGAGCGACGGTTGTCCGCTGAGTTGCTCGACTCCGTGAGGCCGCTCATCCGGAGCATCGTCGGGACCCTCTTGCCCATCGCGGGCTCGCTGTCGCCTGATGACCTCGCGCAAGTTGCCGCCATGGCGGTGCTTCGCGCGGTGCCCAAGTACGACGCCACGAGGGGGCGCCAGTCGTTCGGCCAGGTTGCCTACTTCCGGGCGCGGGCTGCTTGCGAACAGTACGCGCGCTTGCACGGCACCGACGTTCACCTGAGTGACGGCGGGCACAAGCGTCGCACCGTGCGTTCAATCGGTAGCAACGAACGCAACGTCGTCCGAGTCCACCGCATGGACATACCGTCTCATTTTTCGGACGGTGCTTCGGCCGATGACTCGTGGATCGACGAGTTGGAATCCGCACTCCGCGAGATGTCGTGCCTGGAGCCCGGCAGCGACACGCCCGAGGCGGAGCTGCTGGCGGCTGAGCGTCGAGCCCTCGTGTTCGAGGCCGTGCGTCGACTGGCCCCTGAACAGCGGGAGCTTGTCTCACGCGTCTTCGGTCTCAACCGCCCGGCGCAGTCGGTGCGCTCCGTGGCCGAAGCGTGGAAAGCGCCGAAGAGTCGCGTCGACCGGATGCTTGCGCGTGCGCTGGCCGAGCTGCGCGAGCGGATGGCCACCCTGGGGATGTAG
- a CDS encoding virulence-associated E family protein — MDIVERRRTENVRAVTVAVFDLDHLTAAQLACLDAVERHGLAFAVHSTHSNRPPDDYCLRLTMPLSRPVLPREWPAVRAAAIRMLSLPADPATKDLARLYYLPDAPTSAEPFAASGDGAPLDVDALLAMSRAGLPTVAPVLPSTPDVPADLYELRALLRRIRKPEHFAIVRRALAGEPLAPVGEQDNTLNALMSCAAFVLPLSTPEAVVVELFRASFAATDWKEGTEHLCEQALLKLRRHRDRRRARDAGRLADNKAIWEALGGRAPESFPSDGPGHEEDAPDPDAWVKELVLDMTKDTRQQIRNCEANIFTVLHSSPEWRGVFRFNDVTKKLEVEGGPLGPNVDLETLDVLVANWIQRSTYGQLGLRPKAQAVAQQLLAVAKHNSYDPVGGYLAGLVWDGTPRLDGMLEMYFGAHGDVRYLRAVGAKFAISAVARALRPGCKVDTVMILEGPQGLRKSTAFRILGGEHFTDAQIDVTNKDSAMLASQFWFIELAELSTFRKSEDQALKAFISRTEDTYRPPYGRANVKAPRRCVFVGTTNDDDYLRDPTGHRRFWPVKCSRIDTEALKRDRDQLWAEAVVRFHHGEDWWLSNEDAEGAEKQAALRMENVGDSRKEVILKWLLEMPSEKRPSEVTLLHVGVEAFALHPAQVDLRISREIGAALKALHFTRGQRRMGDGTRPLVYYIPDELKNAPMEKRGEWRAPHEVVTGTARPRG, encoded by the coding sequence GTGGACATCGTCGAGCGACGACGCACGGAGAACGTTCGCGCCGTCACCGTAGCGGTGTTCGACTTGGACCACCTGACTGCGGCGCAGCTCGCGTGCCTCGACGCCGTCGAGCGCCATGGACTCGCCTTCGCCGTCCACTCGACGCACAGCAACCGCCCGCCCGATGACTACTGCCTGCGGCTCACCATGCCGCTGTCACGCCCCGTCCTGCCCCGGGAGTGGCCTGCCGTGCGCGCGGCGGCAATCCGCATGCTCAGCCTTCCGGCCGACCCGGCAACGAAGGACCTGGCGCGGCTCTACTACCTGCCCGATGCGCCCACGAGCGCCGAGCCCTTCGCGGCCAGCGGAGACGGAGCGCCCCTTGACGTCGACGCGCTGCTCGCCATGTCGCGGGCTGGCCTCCCCACGGTGGCCCCGGTGCTTCCCTCGACGCCCGATGTCCCCGCCGACCTCTACGAGTTGCGGGCCCTCTTGCGCCGCATCCGGAAGCCCGAGCACTTCGCCATCGTTCGCCGAGCCCTTGCCGGTGAGCCCCTGGCCCCCGTCGGCGAGCAGGACAACACCCTCAACGCGCTGATGTCGTGCGCGGCCTTCGTCCTGCCGCTCTCTACGCCCGAGGCCGTCGTCGTCGAGCTGTTCCGCGCGTCCTTCGCGGCAACGGACTGGAAGGAAGGGACGGAGCACCTGTGCGAACAGGCCCTGTTGAAGCTTCGGCGTCACCGCGACCGCCGCAGGGCTCGTGACGCGGGACGGCTCGCCGATAACAAGGCCATTTGGGAAGCCCTGGGAGGCCGCGCCCCTGAATCCTTTCCGAGCGATGGCCCAGGACACGAGGAGGACGCTCCCGACCCCGACGCATGGGTGAAAGAACTCGTCCTCGACATGACGAAGGACACGCGACAGCAGATTCGGAACTGTGAAGCGAACATCTTCACGGTGCTGCACAGCTCGCCCGAGTGGCGCGGCGTCTTCCGATTCAACGACGTCACCAAAAAGCTTGAGGTAGAAGGCGGCCCTCTCGGCCCCAACGTGGACCTGGAGACGCTCGACGTGCTCGTCGCGAACTGGATTCAGCGAAGCACCTACGGCCAGCTCGGCTTGCGCCCCAAGGCACAAGCCGTCGCGCAGCAGCTCCTCGCCGTGGCCAAGCACAACAGCTACGACCCTGTCGGCGGCTACCTCGCGGGACTCGTCTGGGATGGGACGCCGCGACTCGACGGGATGCTTGAGATGTACTTCGGCGCGCACGGGGATGTCCGATACCTGCGAGCCGTCGGCGCGAAGTTCGCCATCTCCGCCGTTGCGCGTGCCCTGCGCCCTGGATGCAAGGTCGACACCGTCATGATTCTGGAGGGACCCCAGGGCCTGCGAAAGTCGACCGCGTTCCGCATCCTCGGAGGGGAGCACTTCACCGACGCGCAAATCGACGTCACGAACAAGGACAGTGCGATGCTCGCCTCCCAGTTCTGGTTCATTGAACTGGCCGAGCTGTCGACATTCCGGAAGTCGGAAGACCAAGCGCTCAAGGCGTTCATCAGCCGGACAGAGGACACCTACCGGCCGCCCTACGGACGCGCCAACGTGAAGGCTCCGCGACGCTGCGTCTTCGTCGGGACGACCAACGATGACGACTACCTGAGAGACCCCACGGGCCATCGCCGATTCTGGCCGGTGAAGTGCTCCCGCATCGACACCGAGGCTCTGAAGCGCGACCGCGACCAACTCTGGGCCGAAGCCGTCGTGCGCTTCCACCATGGCGAAGACTGGTGGCTGAGCAACGAGGATGCGGAGGGCGCCGAGAAGCAGGCCGCGCTTCGCATGGAGAATGTGGGGGACAGCCGGAAGGAAGTCATCTTGAAGTGGCTGCTCGAAATGCCATCCGAGAAGCGCCCCAGTGAGGTGACGCTCCTGCATGTTGGCGTTGAAGCCTTCGCCCTCCACCCTGCGCAAGTCGACCTGCGGATCTCCCGAGAGATTGGGGCGGCCCTCAAGGCGCTGCACTTCACCCGTGGCCAGCGTCGGATGGGGGACGGGACTCGGCCGCTCGTCTACTACATCCCGGACGAACTGAAGAACGCGCCCATGGAGAAGCGTGGCGAGTGGCGTGCTCCCCATGAAGTCGTCACGGGCACTGCACGTCCTCGCGGCTAG
- a CDS encoding helix-turn-helix domain-containing protein → MNEAIELNAVIAENVRRLREHKSWSQEILAGAAEINVRTVQRVERGEGAGKESLLAIASALEVSIDDLRTDPRQELAQLFGVAPYEITPEFLAKKAEEAKGKYETVSLAIASTAAGLDAIFDVDAMRLDCISDLEAVKDVAAELEEFLTDLLDVSEECGAVQRRKYAKAAFEIVQQIQEMGSVVSIGVDSHRLSLAGGESVPWRTLYVVVAPSDQAKTAAIVERNMKVRFRV, encoded by the coding sequence TTGAACGAGGCCATTGAATTGAACGCGGTCATTGCAGAGAACGTCCGACGCTTGCGGGAACATAAGTCGTGGAGCCAAGAAATCCTCGCTGGGGCAGCGGAGATCAATGTCCGAACGGTCCAGCGCGTGGAGAGGGGGGAGGGCGCGGGTAAAGAATCGCTGCTTGCGATCGCTAGTGCGCTGGAGGTTTCCATAGACGACTTGCGCACAGATCCAAGGCAGGAACTTGCACAGTTGTTTGGAGTCGCGCCATATGAAATTACGCCGGAATTCCTTGCAAAGAAGGCTGAGGAGGCAAAGGGAAAATACGAAACTGTCTCGCTCGCTATTGCAAGCACGGCCGCTGGGCTGGATGCGATTTTTGATGTTGATGCAATGCGACTTGATTGCATCTCAGACCTGGAGGCAGTCAAGGACGTGGCAGCGGAGTTGGAGGAATTTCTTACGGATTTGCTTGATGTTTCCGAAGAGTGTGGGGCCGTCCAACGGCGGAAATATGCGAAGGCTGCATTCGAAATTGTTCAGCAAATTCAGGAGATGGGCTCTGTCGTTTCAATTGGCGTTGACAGCCATCGGCTCTCTTTGGCCGGGGGGGAGTCCGTGCCTTGGCGCACGCTGTACGTAGTGGTCGCACCATCGGATCAGGCCAAGACGGCCGCGATTGTAGAACGCAATATGAAAGTGAGATTTCGTGTCTGA
- a CDS encoding PD-(D/E)XK nuclease family protein, whose protein sequence is MTPPVDLPKYGPSVIAGVIQRLSVSQLKRHKLCPRAWFFQKVMRIPEPSTGAQQVGTEGHAQLEHFLATGEDVLGAFARAGAHLLPTPGADLLVEQPLNGEPPLTAGGIPFTGFIDLVDARRLASDGVLRITDHKFTSNVASNAASAEQLADADTEPGLQMVGYGAWALSQVERFPGLRTLELEHLYYQTRGQRLAASVVATVPAEHVEREWQTKVEPQVEAMKEHAQAARASDVPANYGPACGQYGGCPFMAKCLTGENKTMSLRDKLLNKASESAPLTVAAVERDATELPAVLPLDAPTPTPVQTAPEVAQATEHPAPKRRGRPRKVAESEQPTDAAPSPASALRVLFVGCIPMTFDGPTPESLTSYIDTMHRKVAEAGGVDDVRFAGGDSALGFGKWRGALAMAARAELPPPGAYFALGVAQSELMQVIVEALEPAFDVVVRSLR, encoded by the coding sequence GTGACGCCTCCCGTCGACCTCCCCAAGTACGGCCCTTCGGTGATTGCCGGGGTCATCCAGCGCCTCAGCGTTTCCCAGCTCAAGCGCCACAAGCTGTGCCCGCGCGCATGGTTCTTTCAGAAGGTCATGCGCATTCCCGAGCCCAGCACGGGAGCGCAACAGGTCGGCACCGAAGGACACGCCCAGCTAGAGCATTTCCTTGCGACGGGCGAAGACGTGCTGGGCGCGTTCGCCAGGGCGGGCGCTCACCTTCTGCCCACGCCCGGCGCCGACCTGCTCGTCGAACAGCCCCTGAACGGTGAACCTCCGCTGACAGCAGGCGGCATCCCGTTCACCGGCTTCATCGACCTCGTAGACGCTCGACGGCTCGCCTCTGACGGCGTCCTTCGAATCACCGACCACAAGTTCACCAGCAACGTCGCGTCGAATGCCGCGAGCGCCGAGCAGCTCGCCGACGCCGACACCGAACCCGGGTTGCAGATGGTCGGCTATGGCGCGTGGGCGCTCAGCCAGGTTGAGCGCTTCCCGGGGCTGCGCACGCTGGAGCTTGAACACCTCTACTACCAGACCCGGGGCCAGCGGCTTGCCGCGTCCGTCGTCGCAACGGTGCCCGCCGAGCACGTCGAGCGCGAGTGGCAGACAAAGGTCGAGCCCCAGGTCGAAGCGATGAAGGAGCACGCGCAAGCCGCCCGCGCTTCCGACGTGCCCGCGAACTACGGCCCCGCCTGCGGCCAGTACGGCGGATGTCCGTTCATGGCGAAGTGCCTCACAGGAGAGAACAAGACGATGTCCCTGCGTGACAAGCTGCTCAATAAGGCTTCCGAGTCCGCCCCCCTTACCGTTGCCGCGGTCGAGCGCGACGCCACGGAGCTGCCCGCCGTTCTTCCCCTGGACGCGCCCACACCTACGCCAGTGCAGACGGCTCCAGAGGTCGCCCAGGCCACTGAGCACCCCGCGCCGAAGCGTCGCGGTCGCCCTCGCAAGGTGGCCGAGTCCGAGCAGCCCACCGACGCAGCCCCGTCGCCTGCGAGTGCGCTTCGCGTGCTCTTCGTCGGCTGCATCCCGATGACCTTCGACGGACCGACGCCCGAGTCGCTTACGAGCTACATCGACACCATGCATCGCAAGGTGGCGGAAGCGGGCGGCGTCGACGACGTGCGCTTCGCGGGGGGCGATTCGGCGCTGGGGTTCGGCAAGTGGCGCGGGGCGCTGGCTATGGCGGCGCGCGCCGAGCTACCCCCGCCCGGCGCCTACTTCGCGCTCGGAGTCGCCCAGTCAGAGCTAATGCAGGTCATTGTCGAAGCGCTCGAACCGGCGTTCGACGTGGTCGTTCGAAGTCTTCGCTAG
- a CDS encoding DEAD/DEAH box helicase, which translates to MKLLHRLHPGAATLAERPATTAPTALAKLAGDRSTIAKGQPVGWSPDLARVLSLPRRDLASTYADADFAALEASLRAPADTRCTCGTLGKRCPSALLPIQRLALLEAARTGGGLFPIGVGHGKTLVDFLLPLVVPGCKVAVLLLPSNLRAQLIEVDWHFYGGHWRLPNLAGGRWFRPGLPVLHVITYEKFSTQEGTDLLTRIRPDLIVCDEAHKLKDRKSARTGRFLRYLELNPETRLVAQSGTLATRTVKDYAHLAEYALRGGSPLPLKQHVVEEWASALDPGTTVAPPGALLQLVDPAHSLAPLEGENEADRERRRVRDAYRRWRNATPGVVATDESAVGMPLVIRTRDPGQVPDGLLAHIQTAIGGQRPDGEEFVDELQRVVCARQLASGFFHRWRYPDVQGVPQDPELIVRWFARRQEFNRELRERLKRPAEHLDSPGLLVRAAIRAHQSPPYDGELPTWRATSWPSWAEIHKRVVHVTEAVWLSDFIVHDAANWALRKGQPGIVWVEFPELGQRIAKAAGLPFYGGGPEASATILRESGKRSIVASLRAHGTGKNLTMFSRMLFVNPPADGAAWEQAIGRCHRQGQLADEVDVELYQHTDELVGAFQKARDFARFIEQTEGTPQKLCLASNNKGAITDH; encoded by the coding sequence ATGAAACTTCTTCACCGGCTTCACCCGGGCGCGGCGACTCTCGCCGAGCGCCCCGCTACCACTGCGCCGACAGCTCTCGCGAAGCTCGCTGGCGACCGTTCGACTATCGCGAAGGGGCAGCCCGTGGGCTGGTCGCCAGACCTCGCGCGGGTGCTCAGCCTTCCTCGCCGCGACCTCGCGAGCACCTACGCCGATGCCGACTTCGCCGCGTTGGAAGCCTCGCTGCGCGCCCCTGCCGACACACGTTGCACTTGCGGGACGCTCGGGAAGCGGTGTCCATCCGCGTTGCTCCCCATCCAGCGCCTCGCCCTGTTGGAAGCGGCGCGCACGGGTGGCGGGCTCTTTCCCATCGGCGTGGGGCACGGGAAGACGTTGGTCGACTTCCTGCTGCCGCTCGTCGTGCCCGGGTGCAAGGTCGCCGTCCTACTCCTGCCGTCTAACCTCCGCGCCCAGCTCATCGAGGTCGACTGGCACTTCTACGGCGGGCACTGGCGCTTGCCCAACCTCGCTGGCGGCAGGTGGTTCCGCCCCGGCTTGCCTGTCCTTCACGTCATCACCTACGAGAAGTTTTCGACCCAGGAAGGCACCGACCTACTGACGCGCATCCGGCCCGACCTCATCGTCTGCGACGAAGCGCACAAGCTGAAGGACCGGAAGAGCGCCCGCACCGGCCGGTTCCTCCGCTACCTGGAGCTGAACCCCGAAACGCGTCTCGTGGCCCAGTCGGGCACGCTGGCGACGAGAACGGTCAAGGACTACGCCCACCTCGCGGAGTACGCGCTACGTGGCGGCAGCCCGCTCCCGTTGAAGCAGCACGTCGTCGAAGAGTGGGCGTCGGCGCTGGACCCCGGAACTACCGTCGCCCCTCCGGGCGCACTCCTTCAGCTCGTTGACCCGGCGCACTCACTCGCCCCGCTTGAAGGGGAGAACGAAGCCGACCGTGAGCGCCGACGCGTGCGTGACGCCTATCGACGGTGGCGCAACGCAACGCCGGGTGTCGTGGCCACGGACGAAAGCGCCGTCGGCATGCCGCTCGTCATTCGCACGCGTGACCCTGGACAGGTCCCCGACGGGTTGCTCGCCCACATTCAGACTGCGATCGGAGGGCAACGCCCCGACGGCGAAGAGTTCGTCGACGAGCTGCAACGTGTCGTCTGTGCGCGGCAGCTCGCGAGCGGCTTCTTCCACCGCTGGCGCTACCCCGACGTCCAGGGCGTTCCGCAGGACCCCGAGCTGATCGTTCGGTGGTTCGCGCGTCGGCAGGAGTTCAACCGGGAGCTGCGCGAGCGCCTCAAACGCCCCGCCGAGCATCTCGACTCCCCGGGGCTTCTGGTGCGCGCCGCGATTCGCGCCCACCAGTCCCCGCCCTACGATGGGGAACTGCCGACCTGGCGCGCGACGTCGTGGCCCTCGTGGGCAGAGATTCACAAGCGCGTCGTCCACGTCACCGAAGCCGTGTGGCTGTCTGACTTCATCGTGCATGACGCGGCGAACTGGGCGCTGCGCAAGGGTCAGCCGGGAATCGTCTGGGTTGAGTTCCCGGAGCTTGGCCAGCGCATCGCGAAGGCGGCAGGGTTGCCTTTCTACGGCGGCGGCCCGGAAGCGTCGGCGACCATTCTCCGGGAGAGTGGAAAGCGGTCCATCGTCGCGTCGCTTCGTGCCCACGGTACCGGGAAGAACCTGACGATGTTCTCGCGGATGCTGTTTGTGAATCCACCGGCCGACGGCGCTGCGTGGGAACAGGCCATTGGCCGATGCCACCGTCAGGGGCAGCTCGCCGACGAAGTTGATGTCGAGCTGTACCAGCACACCGACGAGCTAGTCGGGGCCTTCCAGAAGGCCCGCGACTTTGCCCGGTTCATCGAACAGACAGAGGGCACACCGCAGAAGCTTTGCCTCGCAAGTAATAACAAGGGAGCGATAACGGACCACTGA